In Burkholderia pseudomultivorans, the DNA window TCCGGATCGAACGGCACGACATGCGGGCCGACGAACGCCAGCACGACGAGCAGCAGCACGAAGCCGCCCGCGACGAGCGCCACGGTCTGCCGGCGGAACTTGCGCCAGAATTCGCGCCACGGCGTGCGGATCGCGGTCGATGCGGGCGGCGCCGAGGTCGGGACAGTCGCGTTCATGCGCACCTCACTTGAACCGGATGGTCGGGTTGATGACCGCGTACAGCACGTCGACGGTCAGGTTGATCAGGATGAATTCGAGCGAGAACAGCAGCACGATCGCCTGGATCACGGGGTAATCGCGCATCGTCACCGAATCGACCAGCAGGCGGCCGAGCCCCGGCCAGTTGAACACGGCCTCGACGACGATCGAGCCGCCGAGCAGGAAGCCGAACTGCAGCCCCATCATCGTGACGACCGGGATCATCGCGTTGCGCAGGCAGTGCTTGAGCACGACCATCGGCTCGTGCACGCCCTTCGCGCGCGCGGTGCGCACGAAATCCTCGTTCAGCACCTCGACGAACGACGCGCGCGTGAAGCGCGCCATCACCGCCGCGACCGCCGCGCCGAGCGTCAGCGACGGCAGCACGTAGCTCTTCCACGTGCCGTCCGGCACGACCGGCAGCCAGCCGAGCTTCACCGAGAAGATCTCCATCAGCAGCATGCCGAGCGCGAACGCCGGAAACGAGATGCCCGACACCGCGAGCGTCATGCCGATGCGGTCCGGCCAGCGATTGCGCCACACCGCCGACGCAATGCCGATCGCCATCCCGAACAGCGTCGCCCACGCCATGCTGACGATCGTCAGCATCAGCGTCGGCATGAAGCGCTCGCCGATCTCGGTCGACACCGGCCGCTTGCTGCGCGTCGACTTGCCGAAATCGCCGTGCGCGATCTTCACGAAGAAGTTCGCGAACTGCGTCGGCAGCGGCCGGTCGAGCCCGAGATCGGCGCGCACCAGCGCGACCGTCGCGTCGTCGGCTTCGGGACCGGCCGCGAGCCGCGCCGGGTCACCGGGCAGCAGGTGCACGAACAGGAACACGAGCACCGCGACGATCGCGAGCGTCGGCAGCAGGCCGAACAGGCGTTTGATGATGAAATTCAGCATGAGGGCACCGGATCCTGGCGGCCCGCCGCGCGTTCGACATGCCGCGCCGGCGAGCCGCGATGCGCGCGGACGCGCTTACTTCATCGAGATGTCGTCGATGTTGAACGAAGCGTCCGGCATCACGTAGACGCCCTGCAGCCGCTTGCTGCGCGCATAGACGATGCTCTCCTGCACGAGGAAGATCCACGGCGCATCGGCCCAGACTCGCTTCTGCGCATCGGCGTACAGCTCGGCCTTCTTCGCGCGGTCGACGGTCTGCAGCGCCTTCGCGAGGTCGTCGTCGAAGGCCGGATTGCGGTAGTAGGCGGTGTTGAACAGCTTCGGCGGCGCCGACACCGTCGCGAGCAGCGGCGCGAGCGCCCAGTTCGCCTCGCCGGTCGACGCGGACCAGCCGATATAGAACATCCGCACCGGCGCGCTCGCCGGATCCTGCGCGCTCTCGACCTTCGACACGCGCTCGCCCGATTCCAGCGCCTGCACCTGCGCCTTCACGCCGACCTGCGCGAGCTGCTGCTGCAGGAACTGGATCACCTTCTGCGACGTCGTGTTGTTATAGCCGGACCAGAGCGTCGTCTCGAAGCCGTTCGGATAGCCGGCCTCCTTCAGCAGCGCGCGCGCCTTCGCCGGATCGTACGGCCAGGGGCCCGTCTTCGTGGAGAACTCGACGCCCGGCGGCACGACGCCCGTCGACGGCGTCGCAAAGCCCGAGAACGCGACCTTCACGAGCGCCTCCTTGTTGATCGCGTAGTTGAGCGCCTGGCGCACCTTCAGGTTGTCGAACGGCTTTTGCTGCATGTTCAGCGACACGTAGCGCGCGACGATCGACGGCCGCTCGACGATATCGAGCTTCGGATTGGCCTTCAGGTCGGGCACCTGCTCATACGGAATGCGGAACGCCATGTCCGCCTGGCCGGCCTTCATCAGCGCCGCGCGCGTGTTGTTGTCGATCACGGGCTTCCAGTCGATCCCGTCGATCTTCGGATAGCCCTTCTTCCAGTAGCCGGCGAACTTCTTCACCTTCAGGTCGTCGGTCTGCTTCCATTCGACGAACTCGAACGGCCCGGTGCCGACCGGATGCAGCGCGATGTCGCGCCCCCACTTCTTCAGCGCCGCGGGCGAGATCATCACCGCCGACGGATGCGCGAGCGTGTTGATGATCGCCGAGAACGGCTCGCGCAGCGTGATCTTCACCGTGTACGGATCGACGGCCTCGGTCTTCTCGATCACGCGGAACAGGTTGTAGCGCTTCAGCTTGTTCGCCGGATCGGTCACGCGGTCGAAGTTGGCCTTCACCGCTTCCGCGTTGAAATCGGTGCCGTCGTGGAACTTCACGCCCTTGCGCAGGTGGATCGTGTAGACCTTCGCGTCCGGCGACGCGTCATACCCGGTCGCGAGCACGTTGACGACCTTCATGTCCTTGTCGAACCCGAACAGGCCTTCGTAGAACGACTTGGCCGCGGCCTGCGACACGGTGTCGTTCGCGTCGTACGGATCCATCGTCGTGAACGTCTGGTCGACGGCGATCACCGCGGTCTGCTGCGCGAGCGCGGGCAGCGCGGCCGTCAGCGCGAACACGCTCGCGCCGGTCGCGATCAGCGTGCGCAGGCGAAACATCGGGGACGAAAGCGATTGGTTCATGCTGGCTGGCTCCTGTGCAAGGTTCTGTGACGCGTGATGAATGCGCGGGACGACGGCCCCCCGCTTCGGAAAAAACCGCGTAGCAGCGCGTGCGCGACCGCATGGCGCTGCGTCAGTACGCGCCGCCGACGCGATGCGTCGCGACGTAATGCCCGGGCCCGACCGCGACGAGCGGCGCGACGACGGGCTCGTCGCCGACCGCGCGGATCGGGCTCGGAATCTCGTCCGCCGCGAGCTGGCGCGGCGCATGCCGGCGCGCGGGATCGGCGACCGGCACCGCGCTCATCAGCTTCTTCGTGTACGGATGCTGCGGCGCCTCGAACACCGCGCGGCGCGGGCCGATCTCGACGATCTGGCCGAGATACATCACCGCGACGCGATGGCTGATACGCTCGACGACGGCCATGTCGTGCGAGATGAACAGGTACGCGACACCGAGTTCGCGCTGCAGGTCGAGCATCAGGTTGACGATCTGCGCCTGCACCGACACGTCGAGCGCGGACACCGATTCGTCGGCGATCACGACTTTCGGGTTCAGCGCGAGCGCGCGCGCGATCGCGATCCGCTGGCGCTGACCGCCGGAAAACTCGTGCGGATAGCGGCGCGCCGCCTCGGGCGGCAGGCCGACCTTGTCGAGCAGCCAGTCGACGCGCGCCTGCGCGTCGCGGCCGTTCGCGACGCCGTGCACGAGCAGCGGCTCCATGATCGAGAAGCCGACCGTGAGGCGCGGATTCAGCGACGCGAACGGATCCTGGAAAATGAACTGGATGTTCCGGCGCAGCGCCTGCAGATCCGCGCCTTTCAGCGCGCTGATGTCGCGGCCGTCGAATTCTATCGAGCCGCTCTGCGATTCGACGAGGCGCAGCAGCGAGCGGCCGGTCGTCGACTTGCCGCAGCCCGACTCGCCGACCAGCGCGAGCGTTTCGCCGGCGCGCAGCTCGAAGCTCACGCGCTCGACCGCATGCACGTATTGCGACACGCGGCCGAACAGCCCGCTCTTCACCGGAAAGCGTGTGACCAGGTCGCGCACGCGCAGCACCGGCGGCGCGCCCGGATCGACGCGCGGCTGCGCATCGCCGTGCACCGGAACGGCCGCGCCGGCGCCGTCGACCTTCAGCAGCGGGAATTTCTCGGGCGCGTCGGTGCCGTGCATCGAGCCGAGCCGCGGCACGGCCGCGAGCAGCGCGCGCGTGTAGCGATGCACGGGCGCCGCAAAGATCCGCTCCGACTCGCCCTCCTCGACCTTCTCGCCGCGATACATCACCAGCACGCGGTCGGCCACCTCGGCCACCACGCCCATGTCGTGCGTGATGAAGATCACGCCCATCTTCATCTCGTCCTGCAGCCCGCGTATCAGTTGCAGGATCTGCGCCTGGATCGTCACGTCGAGCGCAGTGGTCGGTTCGTCGGCGATCAGCAGCGCGGGCCGGCACGACAGCGCCATCGCGATCATCACGCGCTGCCGCATCCCGCCCGACAGCTGGTGCGGGTAGCGCGCAAACACGCGGCGCGCCTCGGGAATGCGCACGAGGTCGAGCAGGCGCAGCGCTTCCGCGCGCGCCTGGCCCGGCGATTTCGACTGGTGCAGCGCGATCGCCTCGCTGATCTGGTCGCCGACCGTAAACACCGGGTTGAGCGACGTCATCGGCTCCTGGAAGATCATCGCGATGTCCGCGCCGCGAATGCCGCGCATCGTCGCGGCGCCGGCCTGCGCGAGATCGAGCAGCGCGCCGCTGCGGCGCCGCAGCACGATCCGGCCGCCGGTGATCTCGCCGCCGCCGTGCTCGACGAGCCGCATCAGCGCGAGCGACGTGACCGACTTGCCGGAGCCCGATTCGCCGACGATCGCGAGCGTCTCGCCGCGATCGACGTGAAACGACACGTTGCGCACCGCGTCGAAGGTCGCGCCTTCGCGGCGGAACGTGACCGACAGGTCGTCGACCGCGACGACGCGCTGCTCGGGCAGCACCAGGCCGGACGGATTTCGGTTCGAAGTCATGCGTGAGCCTCCTGCGGCGCTCCGGAATCAGCGCGCATCGTCGTCATCGCGATAGATGCCGACGACGGGCGCTTCGCCGACGCGCGCGTAGCCGCGATACATCCCTTCCGTGTTGAACGGCATCGCGACGTTGCCGTGCGCGTCGACCGCGACGATGCCGCCGCGCCCCGCGAGACGCGGCAGCTTGTTCATCACGACGTCGTGCGCGGCATCGGCAAGCGACGCGCCGCGATATGCGATCTGCGCGGCGACGTCGTGCGCGGTCGCGAGCCGGATGAACATCTCGCCGGTACCGGTCGACGACACCGCGCAGGTCGCGTCGTCCGCATAGCAGCCCGCGCCGATGATCGGCGAATCGCCGACGCGCCCCGGCTGCTTGTTCGTGATGCCGCCCGTCGACGTCGCCGCCGCGACGTGCCCGTGCAGGTCGCACGCGACCGCGCCGACGGTGCCGAGCTTGTTGTCGGGATCGAGCGGCTCGGGCGGTTGCGCCGCGCCGAACGCGAACGTCGCGGCGTCGTGATCGAGCATCATGCCGGCCGCCGCGCGTGCCTTGAGCCACTGCGCATG includes these proteins:
- the gsiB gene encoding glutathione ABC transporter substrate-binding protein GsiB; this translates as MNQSLSSPMFRLRTLIATGASVFALTAALPALAQQTAVIAVDQTFTTMDPYDANDTVSQAAAKSFYEGLFGFDKDMKVVNVLATGYDASPDAKVYTIHLRKGVKFHDGTDFNAEAVKANFDRVTDPANKLKRYNLFRVIEKTEAVDPYTVKITLREPFSAIINTLAHPSAVMISPAALKKWGRDIALHPVGTGPFEFVEWKQTDDLKVKKFAGYWKKGYPKIDGIDWKPVIDNNTRAALMKAGQADMAFRIPYEQVPDLKANPKLDIVERPSIVARYVSLNMQQKPFDNLKVRQALNYAINKEALVKVAFSGFATPSTGVVPPGVEFSTKTGPWPYDPAKARALLKEAGYPNGFETTLWSGYNNTTSQKVIQFLQQQLAQVGVKAQVQALESGERVSKVESAQDPASAPVRMFYIGWSASTGEANWALAPLLATVSAPPKLFNTAYYRNPAFDDDLAKALQTVDRAKKAELYADAQKRVWADAPWIFLVQESIVYARSKRLQGVYVMPDASFNIDDISMK
- the gsiC gene encoding glutathione ABC transporter permease GsiC translates to MLNFIIKRLFGLLPTLAIVAVLVFLFVHLLPGDPARLAAGPEADDATVALVRADLGLDRPLPTQFANFFVKIAHGDFGKSTRSKRPVSTEIGERFMPTLMLTIVSMAWATLFGMAIGIASAVWRNRWPDRIGMTLAVSGISFPAFALGMLLMEIFSVKLGWLPVVPDGTWKSYVLPSLTLGAAVAAVMARFTRASFVEVLNEDFVRTARAKGVHEPMVVLKHCLRNAMIPVVTMMGLQFGFLLGGSIVVEAVFNWPGLGRLLVDSVTMRDYPVIQAIVLLFSLEFILINLTVDVLYAVINPTIRFK
- a CDS encoding isoaspartyl peptidase/L-asparaginase family protein, whose product is MTSTAIVAIHGGAGTILRDAMDTDTERQYRAELSAILQAARQVLADGGSALDAVTVAVRMLEDCPLFNAGRGAVYTAEGKHELDAAIMDGATLAAGAVCCATRVRNPVLAARRVMEASEHVLFAGAGADAFAAAQGLELVEPGYFDTEARHAQWLKARAAAGMMLDHDAATFAFGAAQPPEPLDPDNKLGTVGAVACDLHGHVAAATSTGGITNKQPGRVGDSPIIGAGCYADDATCAVSSTGTGEMFIRLATAHDVAAQIAYRGASLADAAHDVVMNKLPRLAGRGGIVAVDAHGNVAMPFNTEGMYRGYARVGEAPVVGIYRDDDDAR
- a CDS encoding dipeptide ABC transporter ATP-binding protein is translated as MTSNRNPSGLVLPEQRVVAVDDLSVTFRREGATFDAVRNVSFHVDRGETLAIVGESGSGKSVTSLALMRLVEHGGGEITGGRIVLRRRSGALLDLAQAGAATMRGIRGADIAMIFQEPMTSLNPVFTVGDQISEAIALHQSKSPGQARAEALRLLDLVRIPEARRVFARYPHQLSGGMRQRVMIAMALSCRPALLIADEPTTALDVTIQAQILQLIRGLQDEMKMGVIFITHDMGVVAEVADRVLVMYRGEKVEEGESERIFAAPVHRYTRALLAAVPRLGSMHGTDAPEKFPLLKVDGAGAAVPVHGDAQPRVDPGAPPVLRVRDLVTRFPVKSGLFGRVSQYVHAVERVSFELRAGETLALVGESGCGKSTTGRSLLRLVESQSGSIEFDGRDISALKGADLQALRRNIQFIFQDPFASLNPRLTVGFSIMEPLLVHGVANGRDAQARVDWLLDKVGLPPEAARRYPHEFSGGQRQRIAIARALALNPKVVIADESVSALDVSVQAQIVNLMLDLQRELGVAYLFISHDMAVVERISHRVAVMYLGQIVEIGPRRAVFEAPQHPYTKKLMSAVPVADPARRHAPRQLAADEIPSPIRAVGDEPVVAPLVAVGPGHYVATHRVGGAY